From Aliamphritea hakodatensis:
ACCCGCCTCTGGGGGCGGGTCTGATAAATGTTCGCGCATCACGAAACCCACCATTCCTATGGAATGATGATAATTCGAACGGCCTGTTGCGTGAGATATGTAGTCATGCGGTTATCCTGATGCACGTGTAATTCCATGTCAACCGTGCCACTAAAACTGAGCGGACAATGCCACAAGCACCTACGCCGGTTTCTCCCCCCGGGTCAGAGCATCCATGAACTTAGTAAACCGCCGTTGCCGGGTTTCAAGCTTCTTGGCACTGGTTAAGCCGTGCGCAATCACATACCGGGCCGATTTCGTGAGTGTTTCATAAAAAGCTTGCGCCTCCGGCTGGCTGGCCAGCGCTTCAATAAAATCCGCCGGCACCTCCATCTCACTCGCTGTGTAAGCACTCTCCCACCGGCCATCTGCCTGCGCGGCATGCACCTGCACCAGCCCGGGCTCCATCATCCGCCCTTCACTGATCAGCCGCTCCACATGTGCCCGGTTCCTTTTCGACCAACTGCTACGCGGCTTGCGGGGCGTAATCCGCTGCACATAGGCATGATCATCAACCGACTTTTTAACCCCGTCTATCCAGCCCCAGCAAAGCGCCTCAACCACCACATCATCCCAGGTGACACTGGGAATGCCGGACTGCTTCTTAAAGATCTTCACCCACAGCTCAGTTTCAGTGGCGTGATGGGTTTCAAGCCACTGGCCGAGGGCTTCGGGTGTTTCAAAGGTTAAAGTGTTTAATGGATTGGGCTGGGGCACGGAGTGGGCTCTCTTGGGTATAGCAGGCCGGGTGACAAAGCTACTTAGGCCAAAACATATTATTTAGAAGTCATCAATTTTCGTCATGACTTTAAAGAAAGGCAAAAACGAAAGCAGCTCCCATTGCTCGCTTATACTCAGACCGGGCTTAGTATAAAACAGGCGCAAGAATGGAAACTATTTTATTGCAAGTAATCCTGAATCAAGATTATGCCTCTAATAAATTTAGAAGCAGCAACTATTATTTATAATAGACAACGTCTTCCGGATTAGTCACTTCTGCTTTTTTCAACTGCCTTTCAAGCTCGTTACGCATTTTTTTCGCTTGTTTCATGATTTTATAGCGACGATAAATTCCGATTTTAAGGTACATCCAATATTTATAATTTAAGCGCCTCGCACCTAAACCATCAACAATTATAAACTCGTATTTCCCACTATTCACTTCTTTACAAAAGATATTTCCACAGCATATGTCACCGAAGACTATTTGCTGTCCCTGCAAATACGATAATAAATCATTCAATAACTCTCGTTGCACATCAGCTGTAATTTTCTTGTGGAACATCATGTACTTGAGCGAGTGAGAAGGTGTTTCGTCATAGTTTAGTGCTCGTTTAAAGACTAAACCTCTTCCCAGACTTGTCTCTACAAAGCCAAAACACTCGGTAACGTAGTGTAAGTCCTTATTTGCAGAAATAAGGTAAGAATAATAATGATAGTCCAGCTTATTTTGATTCCTGTGCTTGCCTACATCAGGACCTATTTTTATTATTTTGCTGTTATCTCCAGGATATAAATAACAGGATCTTTCACTTCCTTTCGATAAGAGTAACTCGTCATTCAACTCTATGACTTTATTTTCTACATCATTCACTAAACAAGCCCTAATCTCACTACCCATACAGTTTAACTTTAGTAAAACTGCACATAATTTATTAATCATTAAGTAACCAACAACCTGGACCACTTAATTTTTTAGCATTCAAACTGTTATAAAAACTGTTCATTCCACAGATGACTTATAATTAATAGCCAAAAACAACATATCGATTAAAATGACAGACGCTGTATTAGCCCAATAAACTCAGCAGTTCCGCCCCCACTTTCGCCCCCGATTAAACAAACAGTAACTAGCCAGTAAGACGCGCCCGAAATAGCTGTTTATTCGCGTACAAACATGACGGTTCTTCAGTCAAGCATTGAAAGCGTTCAACCAACCCACCGGCTGCGGCACTGAGGGCTATCAATAAATTCTTAGGGAAATGGCTGCCCCCGGTCACGAGCCTTAGCAAACTCACATAAACGCTGACGCACTGCCTCTGACTCTTGCATAGAGTTCAACCTGTAAATGTTGCGGAATTCCCACTACAACCAAATGCACAGGGCTCAGTATCAGCCACGGCATCACGCTAAAAATCAGTTCAGCATTTGAAACCGGTAATCACTGATTATCCGGAGAGCAAAACCAACCTGAAATTTATCACTTGAAGCACATCAATGCCACCACTCAGATCCGACATTTCAATGAGCAAAGTTTGTTCCAGAAACTGAATCAGAGAACAGAGATTTATTCGATGAATGAAAAATAAGGAATAAGGGTTTCATGTTCGATACGGGAGGATTGGGACTTTGGCCCCTGCACACTGTACAGTACTCCATAAGCCCGTATAGCAAAGAGTGACCCTGTGCCCTGCAACGTCACCAGGCCCCTGTTTAGCCTGAGATGAAAGCAAACGGGCCAAACAGCTTTGCCACATACGCAGATGTTCCTGATTGCCGCAGATCAGGATTGAATACAGCTGAATTCCACCAGCAAATCACCCCGGCTGGCAAACTCTCCAAGCCAGAATCAGAACAGTCTACTCACTCAGTTTCAGATACACATGGTGGTAAGCAATATCACCGGCTACGTACAAGAGTAACAGGGCCATACAGATATTCAGTAAACGAAAAGTACGGGGCTTGCGAATAAGCTTTCCAAGGCGAGCCCCCATTAACAGGTAGCTCCCGGGTGCTCCAAACGCTAAGACTGACAGCAATACAGACCAGACAAAAATCGAACTTCCGGAAATTTCTGCCGCTGGAAACTGCACAGTGACAATGGGGAAAATCGCCACAAAGGACTTGGGATTAAGCAACTGCATACATAACCCGGAGCGGAAGCTCAGTTTGCCAGCAGTCGATTCTGAACCCGTAAGTTTGATATGGGCTCCCGCAACTTTATACGCCAGATACGCAATATACACACTGCCTGCACAACTTATCAGTAACTGATAACCCGGGCTCACCAGCCATGCGCCGCTATAACCAAAGAGCAAAAACAGCAGCAACATAGCGCAGGCCACTCCCACACAAAACATCAGCGGAGCACGAAACTGACCATTCAGGCCGGCGTTCATGCTTAACAGATTCGACGGGCCTGGGGTGTACATAATGCCAAACGCATACGCGAGTATTTCAACCATAGTAATTACCCTGGAATAATAAGAGAACTGAAGATGTAAACGGCTTACCGGAAGGCCCGGCGCGGTATATCAGGAACTGAGAAAGTGCTGTTGATACTGCCGGGGGGTCATACCGAAAACAGGCTTGAAACGACGGTTAAAATGGCTCAGATCACTAAAGCCATATTCAAATACAACATCATCAAGAGAGACGCCTGATTCAAGATCTTCGCGGGCGCGATTAATGCGGCAATTCAGAATATATTGATGGGGCGTAATACCGAATTGTTTACGGAACATACGCACGAAATGATACTTCGACAGATTAGCCTGCTGGCTGACGTCTTCTAATGAGATATCAGCCTGAATGTTCTCATGAATATAATCCTGAGCCTGACGCAGTAAATGATCGACCTTCCGCGCTTTCTGATCAGGAGAATATTCACCGTAATGCTGTGTAATACCGACGGCTAACTGATAAAGCGCATATTCCTGCTGAAGTTTGTTGCTTGTCTGATCTTCGATCAACAAGGCTAAACTGAGAATATGCTGGCGCAGCAACGGATCATTCAGCAAAGTATCAACAATCCGGAAATCCGCCTTCTGCTTTGAACAGACACTTTTTAACACCGGTGCCAACTGATCCGGATGTATATAAAGCATACGGTACTGCAGCTCATCATCCACACCTGAGTGTCCGTCATGTACCTCATCGGGATTAAATATGATGGTATTGCCCGGGTGACTGCGGTGATACGCGCCACTGGCAAAAAAATCCTGCCGACCGGCCAGAGTAACCCCGAACGAAAATTCCTCATGGGCATGCTTACCATAAGAAAAATCATTCATTTCTGCCCGCAACACAGACACCTGCTCAAGATGCTGGCTCTTTACATACCGGAACTGATTTCTGTGCTTCATCTGCATTCACCGCTTTATACTTCGCTGGCCACTTAGAGGCTGAGATACAGTATAGGGGGAAGCAAAGAAGCATTGCTTGGACAAAATTGCGCATTTACACCACTTGAACAGGAAGCTGACGCGCCAGATACCGTCAGTGAACGGCAACCTTCCTCCTGCCGATATTCAGTGACTGACACAAACTCCACGCCAAGCGCCCATCTCAGTATGGCGTTGTATCCTCATACGCATGTGTGATGAGTCTGACAATATCCTGATCACCTTTACCCACAGAAATCGCGTGCTTGACAGAACGGAGAGCAGCGTCCAGTGCAGGTGTTTTAAGCGCTTTATCAATCGCAATATTTTGAAATACCTGCATATCGTCAAGTGCTTGTATCAAGCTGAATTCAAGTGTATCGGCCTGCTTCAGGATAACGGGAAGGCGAGAGAATAAGAAGGGATTGGCTGCCGGTCCACTGGTAATCACATTCAGAATATCCTCCAGAGAAAAGCCGGAATGCTTACCCATGGAAACGGCTTCAGTCATTGTCTGCAGAAAGCCCGCCAGAACCATGTTATTTATGGCTTTCATCACATAGCCATTCCCTAGCGCGCCGACATGAAACATGCGGTTCGAGAATGCTTCACAAACCGGTGCATACCTTGCCACATCTTCAGCAGCGCCACCGGCAAACACACCTAATTCACCTTTTAAAGCGACGGCAGGTCCTCCTGCCACGGGCACATCAATCAAAGATGCGCCGCGATTAAGGACCGCATGCTCCAGATCCTGAAGCACCCGTGGTTCTACCGTGCTTGCATCGGCGATCAGCTTCCCATGCAGCGGTTGTTTACATAACGCTTTAAGCACGGATGTGACCGCAGCCGCATCTGACACTGAGATGATAATGATCGTAGAGTTACTGGCCAGGTCTGCTAACGAGTCACAAGCGGTTATCTGTGTTTCTTCCACAGTCACATTACTTATTCCACTTCGGTTCCAACCTCTGACCTCATGGCCCTGACCCGTTAAACGGGAAGCCAGCGCCTGCCCCATTTTGCCCAGCCCAATAATGCCAATCTGCTCCGATACTTTTACGTTTTGCTCAGGAATCACAGTCAACCTCTGCGTCAGTAAACAATGTGGCGTCATGAATACGGGCGCTTTTCCGGAGTAATCGCTGTTTCGATATACATCCCGCCCCCTAAAAAAAGAGAGAGAGCACACAGCCCTCTCTTCATTCATGCTAATGCCGTTATAAAGGCGTACTTAACACTTTTGCAGCGGCACTGAGCCCTGAACGGTAACGAACACCTAAATGTTCAAACGTCGCTTCCAGCCCACCCAGGCAACCCAGAATCATCGGCGTGTTAACCACCCCGAGGTGACCGATACGAATAATCTGATTTTCCAAACTGGCCAGACCACCGGCAATAGAAACATTAAACTGATGCCTTGCCAGCTTGCGGATGGTTTCCGCTGAAGCATTATCAGATACAACCCGGATAGCCGTAACAGACACGGAGCGACAATTTTCTTCAGGCACAAAAAACTCCATATCGCCGCCCTTCACCCATTCAGCCACCGCCGCCTGCACTGCACTGGCGACACGCTGATGCCGCTGAATTCGCCGTTCCAGACCTTCTTCAAGAATCAGATCAAGCGCTGCACGCAAGCCAAACAACAGATGAATCGGTAAGGTGCCACAAAAACGGTGGTAGATAATCTCGCTATTACGCGCCTGCCAGTCCCAATACAACTTTGGCCGAACATTCGCAGCTGCAATTGCCTTCGCTTTATCATTAGCGGCCACCAGCGCCAGCCCCGGAGGCATCATCAGGGCTTTTTGTGAACCGGTGATCGCCACATCAACACCCCATTCATCCATCCGGAATTCAGCGGCTCCCAGTGAAGCAATACAGTCTGCAACCAGTAATGCAGGATGCGCAGCAGCATCCAGACAACCACGAAACCGTTTGATATCGTGTGCGACGCCGGCACCGGTATCAATCTGCGTACCCAGCACAGCTTTAATCTTATGTGACCGGTCTTCGCTGAGAATTTTCTCCACCGCAGCATAATCCACATCATGGCCATCGGTAGAACGGACTTCAATAATCTCCAGACCGAGCGCTCTGGCAACTTCGACCCAGCGTGATGAAAAGAAACCTGTCATCGGGATAACGACGGTATCACCAGGATCACAGATATTTGACAGTGTTGCTTCCCAGCCACCGTGTCCGTTAGCAATATAGATAAACACATCTGCGCGTGTCTGGAACAGCGTCTGTAAATCCGGCTGAATACCGGCTACCAGCTCAGCAATGCGCTCATCACCAAAATCCAGCGGTTGCCGGTTCATCGCATTAAGAATTTCTTCCGGTAGAAATGTTGGCCCCGGAGTATGCAGAAAATTTAAACCAGCCATCGGAATACACCTTTCTTAGAAATAACAGAAAACAGATGTTAAACAGAGCGATAAAAGGGGAATCTGACGCTGGATAACATATCTGTGACATGAGAAAAGTATATCGAAACAGGCCTTTGTTCCGGTTGCGTTCTCTGCCCTGAACAAAGCCACTTCCGCAAACGAAAAGCACATAACAAATTTGTCCTGGCGTTTAACACCAAAATTATGTGTCAGTTTGAAATCTGGCTGTAATACGCCGCAATATCAGCGATGTCTTCATCTGATAATCTGGCTGCAGCGCTGTTCATCATCCCGTCTGAGCGCTTACCCTGTTTATAATCCTGTAAAGCTTTCATCAGATAAACAGGCTTTTGTCCTGCCAGGTTAGGAAAAGCTGGATTAGCGGAAATACCGGACTGATCATGACACCCCCAGCAACTGACGGATTTAAGCTTGCCCTGCACAGCGTCCCCGGCAGATACATGCCATGCCATCTGCCCGACCAACATTGCAATGACTGCTTTTCTGAAAACCCGCTGACCAATGATTAAATGACAGAGTTTCATCACGTATCCTCTTTACAAAAATGTTGCTGAAAAACGTGCCGGCATCCGCCTTCGCTGAGCAATTCCATGCCCTCGATACAGATGTTGTTAAACCGCACGTCAGAATTCAGCTGCCCTAAAATCTGGCGGGCAGCAGCAAGCTGTTGCTCTCCACGAAGGCTGAGAAAAGCTTCGTTGCGACGTTTATCAGTGCCGACCGTACGTTGCTCAATGAATTGCTGCCGGCGTAACTGCTTCAGTAATTTGCTCACTGCGGCATGGCTGATATTAAGTTTTCCCGCCAGTTCAATCACCGACAGTGCGGGTTCTCTGCGCAGTACTAACAACAGATTGAGCGCATTCAGAGATAAATGAATGTTCTGCTGATGCAAAGCGGTACACAGCTGCTTCTCGAGCGCGTCGGAGAATCGCTTTACATCGGTCGTCAGCCGTAAGAAATCACCCTGCATAACAGCCTCCCGGAAAATATCTGCTTTGAGTCTGGCGCTGAAAACACCATTAAAATATTAAGTGATATATCAAAAAATCAGCTAAATTTTTTTGCCGAAACTGCAATACAGCTGAGCAGCACCGGCAAAGACATTCGGTTATGTTTCAGTGTTTAGAAAAATACTTCAGATGCTGGGTAATCGCCGCCACAGCAGCAGCCTGATCTCTTCGGCACACAGCATCCGCGATGGCTTCGTGCTGTTTCTGTACTGCCACATAAGTTTGCTTGTCCGAGACAGAAAAATGCCAGAGTAAGGTCGACCGCTGGTGCAGATTGCCCACCAGGTCAACAAAGAAATCGTTACCGGTCATCTGCGCCAGAGAGGTATGAAAATCCCGGTCCAGACGAATAAGCCCCTGCTGATCATTATTTTCAATCAGGGCATAAGCCTGCTGTAAAATTTCCTGCAGTGCCTGACACTGCTCTTCAGTCGCACGTTCAGCCGCACAGGCGACCATGGCCACTTCCAAGGGTAACCGTGCTTCAATCAAGTTCTCAATATCTTTAGGCGTCAGCGCTTTAACTACAACGCCTTTACGGGGAATGATATCCACCAGCCCATCATATTTGAGACGCTGCAACGCATGATGTACCGGCGCCCGGGTATACCCAAGCTGGCTGCAAAGTTCCAGTTCATTCAGATACGCACCCGGCGCGAATTCCATTGAAAGGATCTTCCATTTAATATTTTCATAAACCTGATCGGTTAAAGACACTTTGTTCTTTGCAGCAGCCAAAATCAGCACCTGAGTAATTAAAAAACGAGGCATTATCCCCCAGGCCATTGCATAAGTCACTCAACGGTCCTGAGCCCTTCCGGTGTTCAGCCGGCAGTTTCAGCGGCAACCGCAGCAGAAAAACTTTGGCGGTTAGCATGAGACTCCATAAAGCGACAGATATTCTGCCAGGGCGTAATGGATATATCATGATGCCGGGTCCAGCTGATAATCACATACGCATAGATATCGGCAACCGTTAGCTTTTCACCGTGTAAGAACACTGTATCATCAGCCAGAACAGCATCAATATAATCAAGCCGGCGTTTCAGCTTATCCAAGGCACTGCTGCGTTCCTGCCAGGTCATGTCCGGCTGGTACCAAAATGGCGAGAACGCTTTATGTAATTCAGAAGATAAAAAGTTCAGCATGGCCTGCTGCTGGTAACGCTCCCAGCTACCGTTCTCGGCAATCAGCTCAGCCTGCGGATATGCATCTGCCAGATACTGCAAAATAGCCGGCACTTCTGTCAGCACACCATGATCTTCAGCGACAAGCGCTGGCACATAACCGTTAGGATTAATATCCAGATAATTTTCACCTTCGCCGGTTAGCTTTGATCCCGGATCAACATCTGCAACCTGATAATCAACGCCCAGTTCATTAAGGGTAATTCTGACTGCCTGTGAACAGGCACCGTTAATTGCATAAAGCTTCATAATTACTGCTACCAATTAATAGATTTTCCGATAGGAGCCCAACAGTTTCACTGTCGAGATTTTGCGCATTTCGGCCAACGCCTCCTGCACCTTAAGATCAGCAAGAGAGCCAATAAAATCGATAAAAATATAATACTTACCAAACATCTTACGGGTGGGTCTGGAAACAATACTGGTCAGATTAATGCCCCGCTTTGCCATCGGTTTCAGCACCTCGCACAACAGCCCGGCGTAATCATTATGATCAAGAATAATAATGCTGGTCTTCTCAGCAGCATGGCTTACCTGGGGGTATTGATCAGCGTTACCCAGCACCAGAAAACGGGTTTGGTTGTCACTGAAATCCCCCACATCTTCAATCACCGTCGGATAATCAGCAGGATCAAAACTCCCCGCCGGTACAATCGCCCCGCAGCCATGGCTGTTATCCCGCAACATTTCCAGTGAGTAAATATTACTGTCAGTATTGATGACATTAATCTCACCCAGCGATGCAATGAAATCCACACACTGCCCTTTAGCCACAAACTGTGCATACAGCTGGTTTATCGCAGCCAGATCTTTCTCTTTACTGATGAAAGAAAATTTTACGCTCTGGTAAATTTCCCCAAGAATGATCAGCGGTGCTGCAACCAGATGATCCAGCACAATCGACACATAGCCCTCTGAAAAATTTTCCACCGGAATTACCCCCAGATCGCACTCTTCACCGATTGCACACAGTGCGCTCTTGATCGACCGGAAATACACCGGCTCCGACCGTTCATCCGCGCGCTGCATATAGTTCATCGTGGCAGCATCTGAAAAAGTACCCCGGGGCCCCAGGGTGGAAATTTTGTTCATTTCTGTCTCTCCGGCCAGCATCAATTCTGTAACTGTAGTTCATCCAACTATCCAGTTGTGCCCGCCTAAATTTCATATCACTTGATATATCACAAAACATATCATAATATTTTTACATGATGCAAGCATCATCAGTAGAGCAAAACTCTCCGTTAACAAATCAACAGGAGCACTCACGTGGCCATTACACATATCAATCCAGAAGAGATGTCAGCACCTTTCGGCGTATGGACAACAGCCGTTATGTCGGAGCCAGGTAAACACCTGTATATCTCCGGCGTCACCGCCCGCAATAAACAGGGGGAGGTTGTTGGTAAAGGCGACATGCCCGCTCAGACCCGGCAAATCTGTGAAAACCTGAAAACCGCTGTTGAAGCGGCCGGCGGCAGCCTGAAAGACATAGTGAATGTCACCGTCTATGCCACCGACGTTACCCAATTCAAGACAACCCATGCCGTGCGCAAAGAGTACTTCCCGGAAAATCCTCCGGCGTCTGCTATGGTTGAAGTGACCCGGCTGGTTGATCCTGAATGCCTTATTGAAATCAGCGCAGTAGCGGCGATTGGCCAGTCTGTATAAGGAGCCTGAAATGAGCGATATTACTAAGAGCTTAGAAACACTGATTGTCAGCCCACCGGAAGAAAACTGGGTTTTATTAGAAAAAACCGGCGGTGTGCGGGTAAACACGCTGTATGAAAACCCTGAGACCGGTGCCAGCATCTCCCTGCTGGACATCCCTAAGGGCGCGGGTATCCCGGTACGTCACAAACACGCTTCGAACCAGTTCATGTACTGCGTCAAAGGTACCTACGAATACCTGGAGCCGGACAGCCTGATCCTGCAGGGCAACAGTTTTTACTGGAACCCAAAGGGCTCCTATCACGGCCCGACCAGGGCGATTGAAGACTGCCTGATGCTGGAAATATACGACGGCCCTCATTACGACGAGATTCCGTCCTACCACACAGAAGATACTGTCGGTAAGCTATCCTCGGAAAGCTAGCAAAAAGGCTAACCCCATGAAATCATGGGGTTAGTTTACTTATCAGTTATATTTCGGAGCACATAATGAGCATTGATAAATTTGACAAGGAAATACTCAGGAGACTGCAAAAGGACGGAAAAAAACAAAACAAAGATCTTGCCGACGAAATAGGCTTATCACAATCCCCCTGTTCCCGCCGGGTAAAGCACCTCGAAGACACCAACATCATACGAGAATACGTCGCACTGGTAGAGCCTGCGGCAGTCGGTTTCCCGATCAGCATTTACGCGAATGTCGCCCTGGATAAACAAACCAAAGAATCCGTCAAACACTTTGAAGACGCCATCATGAATTACCCGGAAGTAATGGAATGCTACCTGGTGACTGGCAAGTACGACTACATTTTAAGAATTGTGGCGCAGAGTATAGACAGCTACCAAACCTTCCTGATGGATAAGCTGACACTGATCGAAGGCGTCAAAAACATTCAGACGACCATCACCATGAAACCGGTGAAATACAGCACATCCATCCCACTCTGAGCCATACAGACTTCAGGTAATGGGCCGGCAATCTCCGGCCCTCCATTTACAACATTAATCTTTCAGTTGTGGTAACGGCGAAAATGCTGCCGGGCGCAGAATTTTGTTATCCATCTGATCCAGCAAGTGGCCAACCTTACCCAGAAATGCCTGCCACTCAGGATGAGCAAGCAAGTCTGCACGCAGTTCTTCACGCCGGGCAAAACTTTCATACGCCCACATATGAACCACTTCATTCACGCCACCGATTTCGGTGTAGTAGTAGCCCACAGGATTTTTCAGTAAAGACTTCTGTAGCTCATAACCTTCACTGCCATAAATACGTAAGAACTCAGGCACAGCCCCAGGCTTTAAACGGTAGGTACGCTGCTCAATAATCATAAGCAATACTCCTTACAGCTGTTCTTTTCTTACCGGATTCACCAGCTCACCAATGCCACTGACAGATACGCTGACGGTATCTCCGTCCTTCATGAACAGTTTCGGCTCGCGCTTGAAACCTACGCCACCCGGGGTCCCGGTAACAATTACATCGCCCGGCGATAAGTCCGTAAAAGCAGACACGTATTCGATAATCCGTTCCACCGGAAACAGCATCTCACCAAGCTTAGCCTGCTGAACCACCACCCCGTTCAGCTCAGTTCTGATTTCCAGCTGCGCCAGTTCAGGCACACACTCTACCGGCATCAGACCGGGCCCGAAGCCACCGGTAGCCGGAAAGTTTTTACCCGCAGTGTACTGATGTGTATGGAACTGCCAGTCGCGTACCGTCGCATCGTTATAGCAGCTGTAACCGGCAATATGCTCAAACGCCTGCTGCTGACTGATGCGGCGTCCGCCCTTACCGATCACCAGTGCCAACTCACCTTCAAAATCCAGTTCATCACTCTGTTCAGGCACCAACAAAGGCTGGCCATGCCCCACCTGAGTAGAGGCAAAACGGGTAAACAGCACCGGATAATCACCGTGACTGCGGCCGGTTTCCTGCACATGCTTGCCGTAGTTAAGGCCAACACAGATCACCCGTTGAGAGTGCTCAACCGGCGGCAACAGAGTGACATCCTGCAGCTCATGATCAATATCATTATTGGCCGCAACACTGAGGTACTCATTACGTAATGCGGCACTCAGGAACGGATGTCTATCGCTGGAATAACCGGAATGCTGATCCACACATACAATCCCCTCCCCCTTAGTTATGCCGATATAACGGGCACCGCGATACTCATAATTCACTAATAAATTGTTATTCATAATCAGCCTGTATAATTTTCTTTTGACACAAGGTGTTACAGGGCACGCGCAACACCTTCCAAACTCAGGAAGCCTAAGAAATCCGTGCATTCATCCTGATTTGAATATACCAAAACAGTGCTTTGTCCCGTTTGCGTACTGCACCTCTAAACGGCTGACTTTTAGCAGACAACCAAGATTTATCA
This genomic window contains:
- a CDS encoding GntR family transcriptional regulator, whose amino-acid sequence is MPRFLITQVLILAAAKNKVSLTDQVYENIKWKILSMEFAPGAYLNELELCSQLGYTRAPVHHALQRLKYDGLVDIIPRKGVVVKALTPKDIENLIEARLPLEVAMVACAAERATEEQCQALQEILQQAYALIENNDQQGLIRLDRDFHTSLAQMTGNDFFVDLVGNLHQRSTLLWHFSVSDKQTYVAVQKQHEAIADAVCRRDQAAAVAAITQHLKYFSKH
- a CDS encoding c-type cytochrome; the encoded protein is MKLCHLIIGQRVFRKAVIAMLVGQMAWHVSAGDAVQGKLKSVSCWGCHDQSGISANPAFPNLAGQKPVYLMKALQDYKQGKRSDGMMNSAAARLSDEDIADIAAYYSQISN
- a CDS encoding LysE family translocator, which translates into the protein MVEILAYAFGIMYTPGPSNLLSMNAGLNGQFRAPLMFCVGVACAMLLLFLLFGYSGAWLVSPGYQLLISCAGSVYIAYLAYKVAGAHIKLTGSESTAGKLSFRSGLCMQLLNPKSFVAIFPIVTVQFPAAEISGSSIFVWSVLLSVLAFGAPGSYLLMGARLGKLIRKPRTFRLLNICMALLLLYVAGDIAYHHVYLKLSE
- a CDS encoding pyridoxal-phosphate-dependent aminotransferase family protein is translated as MAGLNFLHTPGPTFLPEEILNAMNRQPLDFGDERIAELVAGIQPDLQTLFQTRADVFIYIANGHGGWEATLSNICDPGDTVVIPMTGFFSSRWVEVARALGLEIIEVRSTDGHDVDYAAVEKILSEDRSHKIKAVLGTQIDTGAGVAHDIKRFRGCLDAAAHPALLVADCIASLGAAEFRMDEWGVDVAITGSQKALMMPPGLALVAANDKAKAIAAANVRPKLYWDWQARNSEIIYHRFCGTLPIHLLFGLRAALDLILEEGLERRIQRHQRVASAVQAAVAEWVKGGDMEFFVPEENCRSVSVTAIRVVSDNASAETIRKLARHQFNVSIAGGLASLENQIIRIGHLGVVNTPMILGCLGGLEATFEHLGVRYRSGLSAAAKVLSTPL
- a CDS encoding NAD(P)-dependent oxidoreductase; translation: MIPEQNVKVSEQIGIIGLGKMGQALASRLTGQGHEVRGWNRSGISNVTVEETQITACDSLADLASNSTIIIISVSDAAAVTSVLKALCKQPLHGKLIADASTVEPRVLQDLEHAVLNRGASLIDVPVAGGPAVALKGELGVFAGGAAEDVARYAPVCEAFSNRMFHVGALGNGYVMKAINNMVLAGFLQTMTEAVSMGKHSGFSLEDILNVITSGPAANPFLFSRLPVILKQADTLEFSLIQALDDMQVFQNIAIDKALKTPALDAALRSVKHAISVGKGDQDIVRLITHAYEDTTPY
- a CDS encoding glutathione S-transferase N-terminal domain-containing protein, translated to MKLYAINGACSQAVRITLNELGVDYQVADVDPGSKLTGEGENYLDINPNGYVPALVAEDHGVLTEVPAILQYLADAYPQAELIAENGSWERYQQQAMLNFLSSELHKAFSPFWYQPDMTWQERSSALDKLKRRLDYIDAVLADDTVFLHGEKLTVADIYAYVIISWTRHHDISITPWQNICRFMESHANRQSFSAAVAAETAG
- a CDS encoding YdeI/OmpD-associated family protein — translated: MPQPNPLNTLTFETPEALGQWLETHHATETELWVKIFKKQSGIPSVTWDDVVVEALCWGWIDGVKKSVDDHAYVQRITPRKPRSSWSKRNRAHVERLISEGRMMEPGLVQVHAAQADGRWESAYTASEMEVPADFIEALASQPEAQAFYETLTKSARYVIAHGLTSAKKLETRQRRFTKFMDALTRGEKPA
- a CDS encoding AraC family transcriptional regulator is translated as MKHRNQFRYVKSQHLEQVSVLRAEMNDFSYGKHAHEEFSFGVTLAGRQDFFASGAYHRSHPGNTIIFNPDEVHDGHSGVDDELQYRMLYIHPDQLAPVLKSVCSKQKADFRIVDTLLNDPLLRQHILSLALLIEDQTSNKLQQEYALYQLAVGITQHYGEYSPDQKARKVDHLLRQAQDYIHENIQADISLEDVSQQANLSKYHFVRMFRKQFGITPHQYILNCRINRAREDLESGVSLDDVVFEYGFSDLSHFNRRFKPVFGMTPRQYQQHFLSS
- a CDS encoding MarR family winged helix-turn-helix transcriptional regulator codes for the protein MQGDFLRLTTDVKRFSDALEKQLCTALHQQNIHLSLNALNLLLVLRREPALSVIELAGKLNISHAAVSKLLKQLRRQQFIEQRTVGTDKRRNEAFLSLRGEQQLAAARQILGQLNSDVRFNNICIEGMELLSEGGCRHVFQQHFCKEDT
- a CDS encoding prephenate dehydratase, yielding MNKISTLGPRGTFSDAATMNYMQRADERSEPVYFRSIKSALCAIGEECDLGVIPVENFSEGYVSIVLDHLVAAPLIILGEIYQSVKFSFISKEKDLAAINQLYAQFVAKGQCVDFIASLGEINVINTDSNIYSLEMLRDNSHGCGAIVPAGSFDPADYPTVIEDVGDFSDNQTRFLVLGNADQYPQVSHAAEKTSIIILDHNDYAGLLCEVLKPMAKRGINLTSIVSRPTRKMFGKYYIFIDFIGSLADLKVQEALAEMRKISTVKLLGSYRKIY
- a CDS encoding YrbL family protein — translated: MINKLCAVLLKLNCMGSEIRACLVNDVENKVIELNDELLLSKGSERSCYLYPGDNSKIIKIGPDVGKHRNQNKLDYHYYSYLISANKDLHYVTECFGFVETSLGRGLVFKRALNYDETPSHSLKYMMFHKKITADVQRELLNDLLSYLQGQQIVFGDICCGNIFCKEVNSGKYEFIIVDGLGARRLNYKYWMYLKIGIYRRYKIMKQAKKMRNELERQLKKAEVTNPEDVVYYK